Proteins from a genomic interval of Caulobacter sp. SL161:
- a CDS encoding ThuA domain-containing protein, with amino-acid sequence MFRLLTLVALVTALACSTVQAVQAELQIRVLYLSQSVGWRHAPVTRPQNSNGPTPSEVALAEIGGQSGAFSVESTQDARDITPEKLKTIDVLVFYTTGELPISAETWQAIQSWIESGKGGFVGLHSATDTHWDYSGPGQTYTAFINGRFAGHPWTQGAPLTIQSLGGQSPVNRAWPSRFAYAEEIYQYSDYNPKKVRVLQALDFTETPLKRPWFVPVTWTRQIGKGRLFHTNLGHTPSTWNDARYRAQILDAIRWTAHRLPGSATPNPEEQALWALRSLLAYDNRPRADVETRMARLTKADRTWLLAAAARTAALRPLWPEKPQSDKSAFETAYRAVLADVLARSES; translated from the coding sequence ATGTTCCGACTGCTGACCCTGGTCGCGCTGGTGACCGCCCTCGCCTGCTCAACCGTGCAGGCTGTGCAGGCCGAGCTCCAGATCCGCGTGCTCTATCTGAGCCAATCGGTCGGGTGGCGACATGCCCCGGTGACCCGCCCCCAGAACAGCAACGGACCAACGCCCTCAGAGGTGGCCCTCGCCGAGATCGGCGGCCAGAGCGGGGCCTTCAGCGTGGAGTCGACGCAGGACGCCCGCGACATCACGCCGGAAAAGCTCAAGACGATCGACGTGCTGGTTTTCTACACCACGGGTGAGCTCCCGATCTCAGCCGAGACCTGGCAGGCGATCCAAAGCTGGATCGAAAGCGGCAAGGGTGGCTTCGTGGGCCTGCACAGCGCCACCGACACCCACTGGGACTATTCGGGGCCGGGCCAGACCTATACCGCCTTCATCAACGGCAGGTTCGCCGGTCACCCCTGGACGCAGGGCGCGCCGCTCACCATCCAGTCGCTCGGCGGCCAAAGCCCAGTCAACAGGGCTTGGCCAAGCCGCTTCGCCTACGCCGAAGAGATCTATCAGTATTCGGACTATAACCCGAAGAAGGTCCGGGTGCTGCAGGCGCTGGACTTCACCGAGACGCCGCTGAAACGACCCTGGTTCGTGCCGGTCACCTGGACTCGGCAGATCGGCAAGGGCCGGCTGTTCCACACCAATCTTGGCCACACCCCCAGCACCTGGAACGACGCGCGCTACCGCGCCCAGATCCTGGACGCGATCCGCTGGACCGCCCATCGTCTCCCCGGCTCGGCGACGCCGAACCCCGAGGAACAGGCTCTGTGGGCCTTGCGGTCTCTGCTGGCCTACGACAATCGGCCGCGGGCCGACGTCGAGACACGGATGGCCAGGCTGACCAAGGCCGACAGGACCTGGCTGCTGGCAGCCGCCGCCCGCACGGCTGCGCTTCGCCCGCTCTGGCCGGAGAAGCCCCAAAGCGACAAGAGCGCTTTCGAGACGGCCTATCGCGCTGTTCTCGCCGACGTGCTCGCCCGCTCAGAGTCCTAA
- a CDS encoding MATE family efflux transporter, with protein MTVVTTMPRDAAGTALLPERPRGPIMTDLIELLRLAGPVVLSRLGIMVMGLTDAIVVGHFSAQQLGYHAMAWAPSSVFVTATVGLLVGVQVMTARAMGAGNPHETGAVLRRGLVYAGWLGFGSMALLALLGPMFLQSMGLKDGLAEGATLPLIVFSLSLPVYAISVVLTFWLEGLSRPGPGAAMMWLANVVNLGANLLLVPGVLGLPALGAVGGAWATFIARSALALALAIFVIRMKEARELGVFDKPARDRPAEIEQRRIGYGAGASNFFEVSAFAGMNLICGWISALAVAAYTVVLNVSAIIFMVPLGVASATAVLVGRAYGARDPAGMTRAGWIAFAVIGVIGVLFGLLLYPTKHWVALAYTTDPAALALILPALVLACLFFAPDAVQVVAAQALRARGEVWVPTITHLISYALVMGPLAWWLAIPKGMGLNGVLVSIIVTSFLAAGFLLWRFRMLDWRDRKAAQEAA; from the coding sequence TTGACAGTGGTGACGACCATGCCGCGCGACGCGGCCGGAACGGCGCTCCTTCCGGAGCGGCCGCGCGGCCCCATTATGACCGATCTGATTGAACTGCTCCGCCTGGCGGGGCCGGTCGTGCTGTCGCGCCTGGGCATCATGGTGATGGGCCTGACCGACGCGATCGTGGTCGGCCATTTCTCGGCGCAGCAGCTTGGCTATCACGCCATGGCCTGGGCGCCGTCTTCGGTGTTCGTGACCGCGACGGTCGGCCTTCTGGTGGGCGTGCAGGTGATGACCGCGCGCGCGATGGGGGCGGGCAATCCGCATGAAACCGGCGCGGTGCTGCGGCGGGGGCTCGTTTACGCGGGCTGGCTGGGCTTCGGGTCGATGGCCCTGCTGGCGCTGCTGGGACCCATGTTCCTGCAGTCCATGGGCTTGAAGGATGGTCTAGCCGAGGGCGCGACCCTGCCGCTGATCGTCTTTTCGCTGTCCCTGCCGGTCTATGCGATCTCGGTGGTTCTGACGTTCTGGCTGGAGGGGCTCTCGCGGCCAGGACCGGGCGCGGCGATGATGTGGCTGGCCAATGTCGTGAACCTGGGCGCCAACCTGCTGCTAGTGCCGGGCGTTCTGGGACTGCCGGCGCTGGGCGCGGTGGGCGGCGCCTGGGCGACCTTCATCGCGCGATCGGCCCTGGCCCTGGCGCTGGCGATCTTCGTCATCCGCATGAAGGAGGCGCGCGAACTGGGCGTGTTCGACAAGCCCGCTCGCGACCGGCCTGCCGAGATCGAGCAGCGCCGCATCGGCTATGGCGCAGGGGCGTCCAACTTCTTCGAGGTCTCGGCCTTTGCGGGCATGAACCTGATCTGCGGCTGGATCAGCGCCCTCGCGGTCGCCGCCTACACGGTGGTGCTGAATGTCTCGGCGATCATCTTCATGGTGCCGCTGGGCGTGGCCTCGGCTACGGCGGTGCTGGTGGGGCGAGCCTATGGCGCGCGCGACCCGGCGGGCATGACCCGCGCCGGCTGGATCGCCTTTGCGGTGATCGGCGTGATCGGCGTGCTGTTCGGCCTGTTGCTATACCCGACCAAGCACTGGGTCGCCCTGGCCTACACGACCGATCCTGCCGCGCTGGCGCTGATCCTGCCGGCCCTGGTGTTGGCTTGCCTGTTCTTCGCGCCCGACGCGGTGCAGGTGGTCGCGGCCCAGGCGCTGCGCGCGCGCGGGGAGGTCTGGGTTCCGACGATCACCCACCTGATCAGCTACGCCCTGGTCATGGGGCCGCTGGCCTGGTGGCTGGCGATACCCAAGGGCATGGGCCTGAACGGCGTGCTGGTCTCGATCATCGTGACCAGCTTCCTGGCGGCCGGGTTCCTGCTGTGGCGCTTCCGAATGCTGGACTGGCGGGACCGGAAGGCCGCGCAGGAGGCGGCCTAG
- the thiC gene encoding phosphomethylpyrimidine synthase ThiC: MNIQSTIKAVAETISTGPIPGSRKVYQAGELFPELRVPFREVAVHPSANEPPVTIYDPSGPYSDPTVQIDIEKGLPRTREALVVARGDVEEVTDPRQVKPEDNGFAQGKHLAPEFPDTGRKIYRAKPGKLVTQLEYARAGIITAEMEYVAIRENLRREQDRPCVRDGEDFGASIPDFVTPEFVRQEIARGRAIIPANINHGELEPMAIGRNFLVKINANIGNSAVLSTVADEVDKLVWATRWGADTVMDLSTGRNIHNIRDWIIRNSSVPIGTVPIYQALEKVNGVAEDLNWEVFRDTLIEQCEQGVDYFTIHAGVRLPFIPMTAKRVTGIVSRGGSIMAKWCLAHHKENFLYERFDEICEIMRAYDVSFSLGDGLRPGSTADANDEAQFSELRTLGELTKVAWNHGVQVMIEGPGHVAMHKIKANMDEQLKHCHEAPFYTLGPLTTDIAPGYDHITSAIGAAMIGWFGTAMLCYVTPKEHLGLPDRDDVKTGVITYKLAAHAADLAKGHPGAAMWDDAISRARFEFRWEDQFNLGLDPETARRFHDETLPKEAHKTAHFCSMCGPKFCSMKISQEVRDFAAAKAPNDAELGMAQMSEKFREQGSEIYLKTE; encoded by the coding sequence ATGAATATTCAAAGCACCATCAAGGCCGTGGCCGAGACGATCTCGACCGGTCCGATCCCCGGCTCGCGCAAGGTCTATCAGGCTGGCGAGCTGTTCCCCGAACTGCGCGTGCCGTTCCGCGAGGTGGCCGTCCACCCGTCGGCCAACGAGCCGCCGGTGACGATCTACGATCCCTCGGGCCCGTATAGCGATCCGACTGTCCAGATCGACATCGAGAAGGGCCTCCCGCGCACCCGCGAGGCGCTGGTCGTGGCGCGCGGCGACGTCGAAGAAGTCACCGATCCCCGCCAGGTTAAGCCCGAGGACAACGGCTTCGCCCAGGGCAAACACCTGGCCCCTGAATTCCCGGACACCGGCCGTAAGATCTACCGCGCCAAGCCGGGCAAGCTGGTCACCCAGCTGGAATACGCCCGCGCCGGGATCATCACGGCCGAGATGGAATATGTGGCCATCCGCGAGAACCTGCGCCGCGAGCAGGACCGCCCCTGCGTGCGCGACGGCGAGGACTTCGGCGCTTCGATCCCGGACTTCGTGACGCCTGAGTTCGTGCGCCAGGAAATCGCCCGCGGCCGTGCGATCATCCCGGCCAACATCAACCACGGCGAGCTGGAGCCGATGGCGATCGGCCGCAACTTCCTGGTCAAGATCAACGCCAATATCGGCAACTCGGCGGTGCTCTCCACCGTCGCCGACGAGGTCGACAAGCTGGTCTGGGCCACGCGCTGGGGCGCCGACACGGTCATGGACCTGTCCACCGGCCGCAACATCCACAACATCCGCGACTGGATCATCCGCAACAGCAGCGTGCCGATCGGCACGGTGCCGATCTATCAGGCGCTGGAGAAGGTCAACGGCGTGGCCGAGGACCTGAACTGGGAGGTCTTCCGCGACACCCTGATCGAGCAGTGCGAGCAGGGGGTCGACTACTTCACGATCCACGCCGGCGTGCGCCTGCCGTTCATTCCGATGACCGCCAAGCGCGTCACCGGCATCGTGTCGCGCGGCGGCTCGATCATGGCCAAATGGTGCCTGGCGCACCACAAGGAGAACTTCCTCTACGAGCGCTTCGACGAGATCTGCGAGATCATGCGCGCCTATGACGTGTCGTTCTCGCTGGGCGATGGGCTGCGTCCCGGCTCGACCGCCGACGCCAATGACGAAGCCCAGTTCTCGGAACTGCGCACACTGGGCGAGCTGACCAAGGTGGCCTGGAACCACGGCGTCCAGGTGATGATCGAAGGGCCGGGCCACGTGGCCATGCACAAGATCAAGGCCAACATGGACGAGCAGCTGAAGCACTGCCACGAGGCCCCGTTCTACACCCTCGGTCCGTTGACCACCGACATCGCGCCTGGCTACGACCACATCACCTCGGCGATCGGGGCTGCGATGATCGGCTGGTTCGGCACGGCGATGCTCTGCTACGTCACGCCCAAGGAGCACCTGGGTCTGCCGGATCGCGACGACGTGAAGACCGGCGTCATCACCTACAAGCTGGCCGCCCACGCCGCCGACCTCGCCAAGGGCCATCCCGGCGCGGCCATGTGGGACGACGCCATCAGCCGGGCGCGCTTCGAGTTCCGCTGGGAGGACCAGTTCAACCTGGGCCTCGATCCGGAGACGGCGCGGAGGTTCCACGACGAGACCCTGCCCAAGGAAGCGCACAAGACCGCGCACTTCTGCTCGATGTGTGGTCCCAAGTTCTGCTCGATGAAGATCAGCCAGGAGGTCCGCGACTTCGCGGCCGCCAAGGCCCCGAACGACGCCGAGCTGGGCATGGCGCAGATGAGCGAGAAGTTCCGCGAGCAGGGCTCGGAGATCTATCTGAAGACCGAGTGA
- a CDS encoding TonB-dependent receptor: MTLSTVLLYGLAAVSLDPAATSATTPAEPPVVIAEGDQKTAKVKDEGPNEVEGLTIQADPRGKVEGNIEPEIELNEEEIKSFGANSIGELLTLLTPQTASTRGRDGGGGGPVLLINGRRISGFQEIQGVPPEAIERFQVLPEEVALSYGYKADQRVVNIILKKNYNATTAQASATVATDGGRTTLSGGGNRVRIDGDKRWNLDLQVQRDPYLMENDRNIVRAPDGQPYDLVGNISGLNGGEIDPALSAASGGLVKIAGVPDAAQAGRVGLSAFSPLAGRYNTDDLTASRSLISKSERATLRGSISRDLNKTTQLTISGNLEDTKSQALLGLPGVQFTLPAGSPFSPFSQAVTGYRYIDAPGALARETDVLRTQVSMAANGRLKDWRWTLTSDIDRTTTDTTTGRGLDASAFQAAVTAGDPSVNPFGPIASNLYKSVAPDTAHSVSTSASAEFVLNGNLFQLPAGGVQTSFKIGADTRALDSKTVRSGVSTERDVTRNRQNVQSSFTLPLTSTRNGVLAKVGDLSANFNAGYEDLSDLGGLTTLGAGLNWTPIKPLSLIASFTDEEGAPSTNQINDPLVVTPNVSVFDFTTGQTVLITRTDGGNPNLRNDNRRVSKFQVNYKPLEKVELTFNATYTRAETSNVISSFPAITPDLERAFPDRFTRDATGRLLAIDARPVNFASAEREDIRWGFNLFKPIGTPTPGAAAGPGAGRFGGAGGGAPGGMGGMMRFGGPGGPGGGGMMGPGGPGGMMRPGQGMLQLSVYHTWRLTDQLTTRAGLPVLDQLDGAAISSRTGQARHEVQVQGGYFKDGLGMRFNGVWKDSTWVNGGATGGQTLYFSDIATLGVSFFASFNAPARKAMVDKYPILKGAQVSLNFENVFDAKQTVRDQNGVTPQAYQRDYLDPLGRTVRLGFRKQL, encoded by the coding sequence ATGACCCTTTCGACCGTGCTGCTCTACGGGCTGGCCGCCGTCTCGCTCGATCCTGCCGCGACCTCGGCGACGACGCCTGCTGAGCCGCCGGTGGTGATCGCGGAAGGCGACCAGAAGACAGCAAAGGTCAAGGACGAAGGCCCCAATGAGGTCGAAGGTCTGACCATCCAGGCCGATCCCCGGGGCAAGGTCGAAGGCAATATCGAGCCCGAGATCGAGCTGAACGAGGAGGAGATCAAGAGCTTCGGCGCCAACAGCATCGGTGAGCTCCTGACGCTTCTGACCCCGCAGACCGCCAGCACCCGAGGGCGCGATGGCGGCGGTGGCGGTCCGGTGCTGTTGATCAACGGCCGCCGTATCTCGGGCTTCCAGGAGATCCAGGGCGTCCCGCCCGAAGCGATCGAGCGCTTCCAGGTGCTGCCCGAAGAGGTCGCGTTGAGCTACGGCTACAAGGCCGACCAACGGGTCGTGAACATCATCCTGAAGAAGAACTACAACGCCACCACGGCTCAGGCGTCCGCGACAGTGGCCACCGATGGCGGCCGCACCACGCTGAGCGGCGGCGGTAATCGGGTGCGTATCGACGGTGACAAGCGCTGGAACCTCGATCTGCAGGTTCAGCGGGACCCGTACCTGATGGAGAACGACCGCAACATCGTGCGCGCCCCAGACGGCCAGCCCTATGATCTGGTCGGTAACATCAGTGGCCTGAACGGAGGGGAGATTGATCCCGCGCTTTCCGCCGCCAGCGGCGGATTGGTCAAGATCGCGGGCGTTCCAGACGCCGCCCAGGCCGGAAGGGTCGGGCTTTCGGCCTTCTCGCCCCTGGCGGGCCGCTATAACACCGACGACCTGACCGCGAGCCGGTCCCTGATCTCCAAGTCAGAGCGCGCCACCCTGCGTGGCTCGATCAGCCGTGATCTGAACAAGACCACCCAGCTGACGATCAGCGGCAATCTCGAAGACACCAAAAGCCAGGCGCTGTTGGGCCTTCCGGGGGTGCAGTTCACCTTGCCGGCGGGCAGCCCGTTTTCGCCGTTCTCGCAGGCGGTGACCGGCTATCGCTATATCGACGCGCCCGGCGCCCTGGCGCGGGAGACCGATGTCCTGCGCACGCAGGTCAGCATGGCGGCCAACGGGCGGTTGAAAGACTGGCGCTGGACCCTGACGAGCGATATCGACCGCACAACGACCGACACCACCACGGGGCGCGGCCTCGACGCTTCGGCGTTCCAAGCCGCAGTGACGGCCGGCGATCCCAGCGTCAATCCGTTCGGACCGATCGCCTCCAATCTCTACAAGAGCGTCGCGCCGGACACGGCCCACTCGGTCTCGACCTCTGCGAGCGCCGAGTTTGTGCTGAACGGCAATCTGTTCCAGCTGCCGGCCGGTGGGGTCCAGACCAGCTTCAAGATCGGCGCGGACACCCGCGCGCTGGACTCCAAGACCGTCCGCTCGGGCGTCAGCACCGAGCGTGACGTCACGCGCAACCGGCAGAACGTTCAGAGCAGCTTCACGCTGCCGCTGACCAGCACCCGAAATGGCGTGCTGGCTAAGGTCGGCGACCTCTCGGCCAACTTTAACGCAGGCTATGAGGATCTCTCCGACCTCGGCGGCCTGACCACCCTTGGCGCAGGGCTGAACTGGACGCCGATCAAGCCGCTCAGCCTGATCGCCAGCTTCACGGACGAGGAGGGCGCGCCCTCCACCAATCAGATCAACGATCCGCTGGTGGTGACCCCCAATGTCTCGGTGTTCGACTTCACCACCGGACAGACGGTGCTGATCACCCGCACCGACGGCGGCAACCCGAACCTGCGCAATGACAATCGCCGGGTGTCCAAGTTCCAGGTGAACTACAAGCCGCTGGAAAAGGTCGAGCTGACCTTCAATGCGACCTATACCCGCGCCGAGACGAGCAATGTGATCTCGTCCTTCCCGGCCATCACGCCGGACCTCGAGCGCGCTTTCCCGGACCGGTTCACGCGGGACGCCACCGGCCGTCTGTTGGCGATCGACGCGCGGCCCGTGAACTTCGCCAGCGCCGAGCGCGAGGACATTCGCTGGGGTTTCAACCTGTTCAAGCCCATCGGAACGCCGACGCCAGGCGCGGCCGCCGGCCCCGGTGCGGGACGCTTTGGCGGCGCCGGCGGTGGAGCTCCGGGCGGCATGGGCGGCATGATGCGCTTTGGCGGTCCGGGCGGTCCTGGTGGCGGTGGGATGATGGGGCCGGGCGGACCCGGCGGCATGATGCGGCCCGGCCAGGGCATGCTTCAGCTGTCGGTCTACCACACCTGGCGCCTGACCGACCAACTGACCACCCGCGCAGGACTGCCGGTGCTGGACCAGCTGGACGGCGCGGCGATCAGCTCGCGCACCGGACAAGCGCGTCATGAGGTTCAGGTGCAGGGCGGCTACTTCAAGGACGGCCTGGGCATGCGCTTCAACGGCGTCTGGAAAGACTCGACCTGGGTTAATGGCGGCGCCACCGGCGGCCAGACCCTCTACTTCTCGGACATCGCCACCCTGGGCGTCAGCTTCTTCGCCAGCTTCAACGCGCCGGCGCGCAAGGCGATGGTGGACAAGTATCCGATCCTGAAGGGCGCGCAGGTCTCGCTGAACTTCGAGAACGTGTTCGACGCCAAGCAGACGGTGCGTGACCAGAACGGCGTAACGCCGCAGGCCTATCAGCGCGACTATCTCGACCCGCTGGGCCGCACGGTGCGACTGGGCTTCCGCAAGCAGCTCTAG
- a CDS encoding aspartate/glutamate racemase family protein produces MSKVLGVLGGMGPAATLDFLAKLQAATPVTREQDHLRVLVDINPKVPDRNVEDSDPGPVLAAMAAGLRDSGAQVLAIACNTAHAYAEDVRTSGLPLIDMLETAGLAARAQGASVVGVLGTSLALGLYRDRFTALGLEVVTLDDHEQVEFMALLYRIKRGDVGRASQDAMAALARRLIDKGAQAVVAGCTEVPLVLSRDDLSAPFLDATQTLAARCVEVCLAG; encoded by the coding sequence ATGAGCAAGGTTCTTGGCGTCCTGGGCGGCATGGGCCCCGCCGCCACGCTGGACTTTCTGGCCAAACTGCAAGCCGCGACGCCAGTGACCCGCGAGCAGGACCATTTGCGGGTGTTGGTGGACATCAACCCCAAGGTTCCCGATCGCAACGTCGAAGACTCAGACCCCGGTCCGGTGCTGGCGGCGATGGCGGCGGGCCTTCGGGACTCCGGCGCCCAGGTGCTGGCGATCGCGTGCAATACCGCGCACGCCTATGCCGAGGATGTGCGCACCTCGGGCCTGCCGCTGATCGATATGCTGGAGACAGCCGGTCTGGCCGCTCGCGCCCAAGGAGCCAGTGTCGTCGGCGTGCTGGGCACCAGTCTGGCGCTTGGGCTCTATCGCGACCGCTTTACGGCTTTGGGGCTGGAGGTCGTGACGCTGGACGATCACGAGCAGGTGGAGTTCATGGCCCTGCTCTATCGGATCAAGCGGGGCGACGTTGGACGAGCGTCGCAGGACGCCATGGCCGCCCTCGCCCGCCGTCTGATCGACAAGGGCGCGCAAGCCGTCGTGGCGGGATGCACCGAGGTCCCCCTCGTACTATCACGCGACGACCTCTCAGCGCCGTTCCTGGACGCCACCCAAACCCTGGCGGCCCGCTGTGTCGAGGTTTGCCTAGCCGGCTAG
- a CDS encoding tetratricopeptide repeat protein translates to MTRIVLFALAVAALATAGAAQASTMVIGGGAAKECSDAALKGRSDKRSVLACTSALELENLNFRDRARTYVNRGVLQMRQRDFGAARSDFDSAGAIDPNLGEVFVNRGAAYVGEERYREGVEQIDKGLALGVKEPEKAWFNRGLANEGLGDLKAAFRDYSRAAELNPDWPAPKLELTRFSVKRP, encoded by the coding sequence ATGACCCGCATAGTTCTCTTTGCCTTGGCCGTTGCCGCGTTGGCGACCGCTGGCGCTGCACAGGCTTCCACGATGGTCATCGGCGGCGGGGCCGCAAAGGAATGCTCCGACGCCGCCCTGAAAGGGCGCTCGGACAAGCGCTCGGTGTTGGCCTGCACCAGCGCCTTGGAGTTGGAGAACCTGAACTTTCGTGACCGCGCCCGCACCTATGTGAATCGCGGCGTGCTCCAGATGCGGCAACGGGATTTCGGCGCGGCGCGCTCCGATTTCGACTCAGCGGGCGCGATCGATCCCAATCTGGGCGAGGTTTTTGTGAACCGAGGCGCGGCCTATGTCGGCGAGGAGCGCTATCGCGAAGGCGTAGAGCAGATCGACAAGGGATTGGCCTTGGGTGTGAAGGAGCCCGAAAAGGCCTGGTTCAACCGCGGCCTGGCCAACGAAGGACTGGGAGATCTGAAGGCGGCGTTCCGCGACTATTCGCGAGCCGCTGAACTCAATCCCGATTGGCCGGCGCCGAAGCTTGAACTCACGCGTTTCTCGGTGAAGCGCCCCTGA
- a CDS encoding D-cysteine desulfhydrase has protein sequence MHLARFPRARFAHLPTPLEPLPRLGAELGIDLWVKRDDCTGLAGGGNKTRKLEFLLGEALAQGADTLVTQGAVQSNHVRQTIAAGARFGLKTEVILEERTGSKASDYMGNGNVLLDKLMGASLRYVPGGTDMVAELDITAESVRQRGGKPYVIPGGGSNTVGALGYVDCARELVVHADQMDLKIDRLVTATGSAGTHAGLVAGFAALSVDIPILGFGVRAPKLKQEENVYNLAVATAETIGAGGRVRREAVVADCDYVGEGYGLVDQGVIDALALAARTEGLLLDPVYSGKAMKGLIDQARKGAFKGERVVFLHTGGAQGLFGYQTVLEPALG, from the coding sequence ATGCATCTCGCTCGCTTTCCTCGCGCCCGCTTCGCCCACCTGCCCACGCCCCTGGAGCCGCTGCCGCGCCTCGGCGCGGAGCTGGGGATCGACCTCTGGGTCAAGCGCGATGACTGCACCGGCCTGGCCGGCGGCGGCAACAAGACCCGCAAGCTGGAGTTCCTCCTGGGCGAGGCCCTGGCCCAGGGCGCCGACACCCTGGTCACCCAGGGCGCGGTTCAGTCCAATCACGTGCGCCAGACCATCGCCGCCGGCGCGCGCTTTGGCCTCAAGACCGAGGTGATCCTCGAAGAGCGCACCGGCTCCAAGGCCAGCGACTACATGGGCAACGGCAACGTCCTGCTCGACAAGCTGATGGGCGCGTCGCTGCGCTATGTGCCGGGCGGCACGGACATGGTCGCCGAGCTCGACATCACTGCGGAGAGCGTTCGTCAGCGTGGGGGTAAGCCCTACGTGATTCCCGGCGGCGGCTCGAATACGGTGGGCGCGCTCGGCTATGTCGATTGCGCGCGCGAGCTCGTCGTCCATGCCGACCAGATGGACTTGAAGATCGACCGTCTGGTCACGGCGACGGGCAGCGCCGGCACGCACGCCGGCCTGGTCGCCGGCTTCGCGGCGCTGTCCGTCGATATCCCGATCCTGGGCTTCGGCGTCCGCGCCCCCAAGCTCAAGCAGGAAGAGAACGTCTATAACCTCGCCGTCGCCACGGCCGAGACGATCGGCGCTGGTGGCCGAGTCAGGCGCGAAGCGGTCGTCGCCGACTGCGACTATGTCGGCGAGGGCTACGGCCTCGTGGACCAAGGCGTTATCGACGCGCTGGCCCTGGCCGCCCGCACCGAAGGTCTGCTGCTGGATCCCGTCTATTCGGGCAAGGCGATGAAGGGGCTGATCGACCAGGCCCGCAAAGGCGCCTTCAAGGGCGAGCGGGTCGTCTTCCTGCACACCGGCGGCGCCCAGGGCCTGTTCGGCTATCAGACGGTGCTTGAGCCGGCGCTGGGATAA
- a CDS encoding VOC family protein — translation MPRRVALVSLLVADYDEAIAFYVGKLGFSLVEDTDMGHGKRWVVVSPGGDGTQFLLARAVGEQAEVIGRQGGGRVWLFLHTDDFAGDHARMSQAGVRFLEDPRHEAYGTVVVFEDLSGNRWDLMQPKA, via the coding sequence ATGCCCCGCCGCGTCGCCCTCGTGTCCCTGCTCGTCGCCGACTATGACGAGGCGATCGCCTTCTATGTCGGCAAGCTGGGCTTCTCTCTGGTCGAGGACACCGACATGGGCCACGGCAAACGGTGGGTGGTCGTGTCGCCCGGGGGCGACGGGACCCAGTTTCTGCTCGCCCGCGCTGTGGGCGAGCAGGCCGAAGTCATCGGCCGCCAGGGCGGCGGACGGGTGTGGCTGTTCCTGCACACGGACGATTTCGCCGGAGACCATGCGCGCATGAGTCAGGCCGGCGTTCGGTTCCTGGAGGACCCCCGTCACGAAGCTTATGGCACGGTCGTTGTATTCGAGGACCTGTCGGGCAATCGTTGGGACCTGATGCAACCCAAGGCCTGA
- a CDS encoding DUF2239 family protein → MDERFVVFHATRRVAAGSRLEAALAAQALSTEAGVLIFDPQGRSVDFDLSGGPEALKARFAPEGEAPRGRGRPKLGVVAREVTLLPRHWDWLSAQPGGASVALRKLVEAARRAAEGPDRIRASRDAAYRFASAMAGDLPGFEEAMRSLYAGDDAGFETQIESWPDDIAAQLRTYTAEAFGTDEAAP, encoded by the coding sequence ATGGACGAGCGATTTGTAGTCTTCCACGCAACACGTCGCGTCGCGGCGGGATCGCGGCTTGAGGCGGCTCTGGCGGCCCAGGCGCTGTCAACCGAGGCGGGGGTCCTGATCTTTGATCCCCAGGGGCGATCGGTCGATTTCGATCTCAGTGGCGGTCCGGAAGCCCTGAAGGCGCGGTTCGCACCAGAAGGCGAAGCGCCGCGCGGACGCGGTCGACCCAAGCTGGGCGTCGTCGCCCGTGAAGTGACCTTGCTGCCCCGACATTGGGACTGGCTCTCCGCCCAGCCCGGCGGCGCGTCCGTGGCGCTGAGAAAGCTGGTCGAGGCCGCACGTCGCGCCGCCGAGGGGCCGGACCGCATCCGCGCCTCGCGTGACGCGGCCTATCGCTTCGCCTCCGCCATGGCGGGCGATCTGCCCGGCTTCGAAGAGGCCATGCGCAGCCTCTATGCGGGCGACGACGCGGGGTTCGAAACGCAGATCGAGAGCTGGCCCGACGACATCGCCGCTCAGCTCCGCACCTATACGGCCGAAGCGTTCGGGACGGACGAGGCGGCGCCTTAG
- a CDS encoding GIY-YIG nuclease family protein, translated as MSGREALRRAYKERKVESGVYAIRCETTGEVWVGATPDLSTRQNGIWFSLRLGSHREPSLQAAWNAHGGDAFAFEAIEGVDVEGLDAFGRASRLKERRGYWIGALGARGLN; from the coding sequence ATGTCCGGACGCGAGGCGCTGCGGCGCGCTTACAAAGAACGCAAGGTCGAAAGCGGTGTCTACGCGATCCGCTGCGAGACGACCGGCGAGGTGTGGGTCGGCGCGACGCCAGACCTTTCCACCCGGCAGAACGGGATCTGGTTCTCCCTTCGTCTCGGGTCGCACCGCGAACCTAGCCTCCAGGCGGCATGGAACGCCCATGGCGGCGACGCCTTCGCCTTCGAAGCGATCGAAGGTGTCGACGTCGAGGGACTCGATGCGTTCGGCCGCGCCTCGCGCCTCAAGGAACGGCGCGGCTATTGGATAGGGGCCCTCGGCGCCCGGGGGCTGAACTGA